CCAAATCAAAAATACATGACCTTTACTAATACCGTAACATCTGGTGCTGAACTTTGGGTTTTAGATATTTTAAAGGCTTCCGCTAAAAAACTAACAGACGCTAAATTAAACGCCAATATGGGCAATCCAGCCGTTTGGTTGAAAAACAGCGAAGCCCTTTTAGTTAAAATGCTTCCCGAAAATAGAAAAGCGTTAATTAACACCAAAGAAGCGGTTCCAACAGGTCCAACAATTTCTGTTAGTGAAGCTGGTGTAAAAGCCCAAAATAGAACCTATCAGGATTTACTTAAAAACCCTAATGACGAGCATAATTTTGAACAATTAGCACAATCAGAGTTGTACAAAGTGACATTGGATGGCAACACAAGCCTTTGGAAATCGACTGCCATGTATCGTGGGTTATCGTTTTCACCAGATGGAAATTATGTGATGATTACCACTATTGACAAACCATTTTCTTACTTGGTACCTTATTATAGATTTCCGTCCGAAACGAGCGTTTACAAAGCTAATGGCGATTTAGTAAAATCCATGCTCCAAGTGCCATTAATTGAAGATTTACCACAAGGTTTTATGGCGGAACGCACAGGAATGCGCGACCTTAACTGGCGAAATGACAAACCGGCAACCCTGTATTGGGCTGAAGTTTTAGATGGAGGTGATCCGGAAAACAAGGTGCCTTTCCGAGATGAAGTGTTTCAACAAGATGCACCATTTACGGGGAAAGTCTCTTCACTTTTAAAAACGAAAGATCGTTTTAGTGGTATTACTTGGGGAACCGATAACGTTGCCATTGCAAACGATTATTGGTGGAACACCCGAAATACCAGAACCTACCTGTTTAATCCATCTAACGCCAAGCAAGAGCCAACGGTTTTATTCGACAGAAATTACCAAGATGTGTATAGCAATCCAGGAAGTTTTGTGTACACTAAAAACGATTTTAATGAATATGTTTTAGATGTAGATTCTAACAAAGCCTATTTAATTGGTGATGGGTATAGCGATGCTGGAAAATTCCCATTTATAGACGAAATGAATTTGGAAACCCAAAAAACCACACGTTTATACCAATCCACCTTAACCGACAAAGTAGAAAGTATTAGTTCGGCAATTAGCGCAAAAGACGGTACATTTTTAGTGCGAATAGAATCGAAAAATGAATTTCCAAATTACTACATCCGACATATTAAAAAACGGAAGAGCCTAACCCCATTAACTACATTTGAAAACCCATTTAAAAGCATACAAAATGTTAAAAAAGAAGTTATTAATTACAAACGTGATGATGGGTTAGATTTATCGGGCACCTTATACTTACCTACCGATTACGAAAAAGGCAAAAAATACCCAATGATTTTATGGGCCTATCCACGTGAGTTTAAAGATAAAAGTAGCGCAAGTCAAAATACATCCAGTTCTAATGAATTTACCTATCCATATTACGGCTCCCCTATTTATTGGGTAACCAGAGGTTATGTGGTTTTAGATGATGCCGCTTTCCCAATTATTGGTGAAGGTGATGAACAACCAAACGATACCTTTATCAAGCAATTAGTTGGAAACGGAAAAGCAGCCATTGATGCGGTTGACGCTTTGGGTTATATTGATAGAGATCGCGTTGCTGTTGGTGGTCACAGTTATGGCGCCTTTATGACGGCGAATTTATTAGCACATTCCAATTTATTTGCAGCCGGAATTGCTAGAAGTGGCGCCTATAATAGAACGTTAACACCTTTTGGTTTTCAAAGTGAAGAACGCAATTATTGGGAGGCGCCAGAAATATATTATAACATGTCGCCTTTTATGCATGCAGATACCATGAAAACGCCTTTATTATTAATTCATGGTGAAGCCGATAATAATTCAGGAACCTATCCGCTACAAAGTGAGCGCTATTTTAATGCGTTAAAAGGATTAGGCGCACCCGTTCGTTTGGTTATGTTGCCGAGAGAAAGTCATGGTTATGCAGCAAAAGAATCTATTTTACACATGCTTTGGGAACAGGATGAATGGCTAGAGAGGTATGTGAAAAATAAGGCTGTTGTGACGACATCAGAAGATACGATGAAAGAGTAAATAGAAATAAAAGATGAGATCGTCCCGATTTTTATCGGGACTTTTAGAGGTTAGATTATAGAGGAAATTCATCATTATTTATGACTGTTCTGTTTATGTCTCACTTCTGGTACTTTTTATCTTTTTATGAATTTATTCTATTAATTTTACACACCTTTGGTGATACAAAATCCTGGAGGGATAACCCATTACTAGATATATAGTTTATTATAAAAACAAGCCACAGCCTAGCGACATATTAGAATTAAATAAAAAAAATGACATGTTAAAAACAGTATTCCCAACAATCCTGCTAATCGTTTGTTCGCTTTCTTATGGTCAAAACAATCTTGAAAACACAGATTTAAAATACGATTTCGCCGGAAAATTAAGTACCGATGAACTTAAATTTACGAAACTACAATTTGATTGGGATTCAGAGGACATATTAATTGTTAATTATACACAACTAAGAACGGATTGTCATTTTGATAATCACACCCATAAAATAAACAGCGGAAAATGGTGGAGAAAATTTTATTCAGAAACAGATATAAGCAATTCTTTGGTTGTTTTTTTATGTTCCGAAAAGCACGAAGGGATTAAAGGCTTATATGTTGACAGAACAAACTTTTTTTTTTGAAACATTTCTTCAGTCGAAAAAAAAGCTGTTTTGCTGTTTTAATTATAAATAAAAATGGTGATTACTTACAGTTTAATGGTCATTATAGCGAGGAGCAAGTTTCTAATTATACTCAATATTTGAAATCCCTTTTATAAAACATCTTCAAATGCCATTCCTTTAAGAATGGCATTTTTTTATCCTGCAAATGTCAGTTTGTCACGTTTTAACACTTGGTACTTTTTTTGACTCTAACAAAACCGAAGAATGACGTTTAACAGTTTTCCACATTTGTGGAAATAATTTAATAAATTAAATTTATGGCAAAAGGAAACATTAATGTATCGGTAGAAAATATCTTCCCACTCATTAAAAAGTTT
Above is a window of Bizionia sp. M204 DNA encoding:
- a CDS encoding S9 family peptidase, translated to MKSLLTCCLFLFVISGYAQENLTYQKPHQNILELAEAPLAPSVRMDSKGENIVFLYRSAYKTIEELSETEMRLGGLRINPVTNIGSRTRYYTNIEVRNNQKGNPKTVAGLPENGRYANFSWSPNQKYMTFTNTVTSGAELWVLDILKASAKKLTDAKLNANMGNPAVWLKNSEALLVKMLPENRKALINTKEAVPTGPTISVSEAGVKAQNRTYQDLLKNPNDEHNFEQLAQSELYKVTLDGNTSLWKSTAMYRGLSFSPDGNYVMITTIDKPFSYLVPYYRFPSETSVYKANGDLVKSMLQVPLIEDLPQGFMAERTGMRDLNWRNDKPATLYWAEVLDGGDPENKVPFRDEVFQQDAPFTGKVSSLLKTKDRFSGITWGTDNVAIANDYWWNTRNTRTYLFNPSNAKQEPTVLFDRNYQDVYSNPGSFVYTKNDFNEYVLDVDSNKAYLIGDGYSDAGKFPFIDEMNLETQKTTRLYQSTLTDKVESISSAISAKDGTFLVRIESKNEFPNYYIRHIKKRKSLTPLTTFENPFKSIQNVKKEVINYKRDDGLDLSGTLYLPTDYEKGKKYPMILWAYPREFKDKSSASQNTSSSNEFTYPYYGSPIYWVTRGYVVLDDAAFPIIGEGDEQPNDTFIKQLVGNGKAAIDAVDALGYIDRDRVAVGGHSYGAFMTANLLAHSNLFAAGIARSGAYNRTLTPFGFQSEERNYWEAPEIYYNMSPFMHADTMKTPLLLIHGEADNNSGTYPLQSERYFNALKGLGAPVRLVMLPRESHGYAAKESILHMLWEQDEWLERYVKNKAVVTTSEDTMKE